In the Corynebacterium suedekumii genome, one interval contains:
- the rfbA gene encoding glucose-1-phosphate thymidylyltransferase RfbA yields the protein MKGIILAGGSGTRLSPITQGISKQLMPIYDKPMIYYPLSTLIQAGIREILVITTPEDQPAFRRLLGDGAQWGVMIDYAEQPKPEGLAQAFIIGADFIGDDDVALVLGDNIFEGHQFSTTLAECRNPSGGIVFAYEVSDPERYGVVDFDADGRAVSIEEKPAHPKSNFAVVGLYFYDNRVIDIARSIEPSERGELEITAVNEAYLRLGELTVQRLQRGDVWLDTGTFDSMSEASSYVEVIQKRTGTIIGSPEVAAYREGFIDAAALVELARPLEKSGYGEYLLNVVRDR from the coding sequence ATGAAGGGCATCATTCTCGCCGGTGGATCCGGGACGCGGCTGTCTCCGATCACGCAGGGCATCTCCAAGCAGCTCATGCCGATCTACGACAAGCCGATGATCTACTACCCGCTGTCCACCCTCATCCAGGCGGGCATCCGGGAGATCCTGGTGATCACCACCCCGGAGGACCAGCCGGCGTTCCGACGCCTGCTCGGTGACGGTGCGCAGTGGGGCGTGATGATCGACTACGCCGAGCAGCCGAAGCCGGAAGGACTGGCGCAGGCGTTCATCATCGGTGCGGACTTCATCGGCGACGATGACGTGGCCCTGGTCCTCGGCGACAACATCTTCGAGGGTCACCAGTTCTCCACCACCCTGGCGGAGTGCCGGAACCCGTCCGGCGGCATCGTCTTCGCCTACGAGGTCTCCGACCCGGAGCGCTACGGTGTCGTCGACTTCGACGCCGACGGCCGGGCCGTGTCCATCGAGGAGAAACCCGCGCACCCGAAGTCGAACTTCGCGGTCGTGGGCCTGTACTTCTACGACAACCGGGTCATCGACATCGCCCGGTCGATCGAACCGAGCGAGCGGGGTGAGCTGGAGATCACCGCCGTCAACGAGGCCTACCTGCGCCTGGGTGAGCTGACGGTCCAGCGGCTGCAGCGTGGCGATGTGTGGCTGGACACCGGCACCTTCGACTCGATGAGTGAGGCCTCCTCCTATGTCGAGGTGATCCAGAAGCGCACCGGCACCATCATCGGCTCACCCGAGGTCGCCGCCTACCGGGAGGGGTTCATCGACGCCGCCGCCCTGGTGGAGCTGGCACGGCCGCTGGAGAAGTCCGGGTACG